A genomic window from Vitis riparia cultivar Riparia Gloire de Montpellier isolate 1030 chromosome 18, EGFV_Vit.rip_1.0, whole genome shotgun sequence includes:
- the LOC117906050 gene encoding chaperone protein dnaJ 11, chloroplastic-like, translating to MVKPQPQYFYKLASSFQSSRLSIPSAAIAAIQTKHQITMFSAASFSSSHFVVPKVAVNQRASPPTYVRFRQPKVSASYTATAERTMSHIANPASLYDVLGIKMGATCQEIKAAYRRLARVSHPDVVANSQKDTSADEFIKIHAAYATLSDPEKRANYDRTLFRRRRPVSSPFAMSASAATMGSSPASVFSGHSSLRWETDQCW from the coding sequence ATGGTTAAGCCACAACCGCAGTATTTCTATAAATTGGCTTCCTCGTTTCAATCCTCCAGACTCAGCATTCCTTCAGCCGCAATAGCAGCCATTCAAACGAAACACCAGATCACAATGTTTTCAGCAGCGTCTTTCAGCTCCTCTCATTTCGTTGTCCCAAAAGTCGCCGTCAACCAGCGGGCTTCGCCTCCTACGTACGTCAGATTCCGGCAGCCAAAGGTATCCGCCAGTTACACGGCGACCGCCGAGAGAACGATGTCACACATTGCAAATCCTGCATCACTCTACGACGTCCTTGGGATTAAGATGGGCGCCACGTGTCAGGAGATCAAGGCGGCGTATCGACGGTTAGCCAGAGTTTCGCATCCCGACGTCGTGGCTAACAGCCAAAAGGATACATCAGCGGATGAGTTCATCAAGATCCACGCGGCCTACGCCACTCTGTCGGATCCGGAGAAACGCGCCAATTATGATCGCACTCTTTTCAGGCGACGGCGGCCGGTGAGTTCTCCGTTCGCAATGTCCGCATCTGCGGCGACGATGGGGAGTTCGCCCGCTTCAGTATTTTCCGGCCATTCTAGCCTGAGATGGGAGACAGATCAGTGTTGGTAG
- the LOC117905416 gene encoding uncharacterized protein LOC117905416, protein MEMFATHNHTACIIFSLLIFLSSSLHLGYALSPAGTIERSTKQQVLASLPPSHETTQLSGSSQLFLTSPSGRYEAFLLRRETSFGAGGFGNDFCYIQVQESGRSVWESECASVSNVNTCTLLFSDAGLEIFDGSRSAWDNDADGDHLQRLDLLDAGDMQIRDEEGELAWKASDNPVVNQNCGSIGAPGLAPETPPFATPIEEKTPFGQDQQQQPQLGDSQQGLAQPPSAFNQPFSSSNQPFGANINQQGLVDNTPYDSGAQKETKLTTTLVIALVSLISLMAALGLLI, encoded by the coding sequence ATGGAGATGTTCGCCACCCACAACCACACTGCTTGTATCATCTTCTCTCTCCTCATCttcctctcttcctctctccatCTGGGATATGCTCTATCTCCCGCTGGAACAATCGAAAGAAGCACAAAACAGCAAGTGCTAGCTAGCCTCCCTCCAAGCCATGAAACCACTCAACTGTCTGGTTCCTCGCAGTTGTTCCTCACTTCTCCATCGGGAAGGTACGAGGCCTTCCTCCTCCGCCGCGAAACCTCCTTCGGTGCTGGAGGGTTTGGAAATGACTTCTGCTACATCCAAGTTCAAGAGAGCGGTCGCAGTGTGTGGGAATCTGAATGTGCTTCGGTGAGCAATGTCAACACTTGTACCCTGTTGTTTTCTGATGCAGGTCTCGAGATATTCGATGGCAGCCGATCTGCATGGGACAACGATGCTGACGGGGACCATCTGCAGAGGTTGGATTTGCTTGATGCTGGAGACATGCAGATAAGAGACGAAGAAGGTGAGCTTGCATGGAAGGCGAGCGATAATCCTGTTGTTAATCAGAATTGTGGTTCAATTGGAGCTCCTGGACTCGCTCCTGAAACTCCACCATTTGCTACTCCTATCGAAGAGAAGACTCCTTTTGGACAAGACCAACAGCAACAGCCTCAACTGGGCGACTCACAACAGGGCCTGGCCCAACCTCCCTCGGCCTTTAATCAGCCTTTTTCGTCATCGAACCAACCCTTTGGGGCTAATATTAACCAGCAAGGCTTAGTGGACAACACTCCTTACGACAGTGGGGCTCAGAAAGAGACGAAATTGACCACTACACTAGTAATTGCTTTggtttctctcatttctttgaTGGCTGCCCTTGGACTTCTAATCTAG